In the genome of Harpia harpyja isolate bHarHar1 chromosome 8, bHarHar1 primary haplotype, whole genome shotgun sequence, the window TCAACAGTATTCACAAGAAGTTTTGTATCCTCCTTCTCACTCATCCGATGCTGGCCAATTTTGCGGAGGATAACATCCACATCTTTGCTCAAAACACGATCAGCAACTTGCATAGAGATCTGCCAAGGGACATCACCATCCTTCATGCCATGAATAAGTCGTATGGGACATGTTATAGGAATAGGACTATTTAGCACACAGtgattttctgcttctctgataAAGTCATATGTCAAGGAGTAATATCCTTCCTCATTATGCTTTGTTGGAAACTTCCATTCacctttttcttctatttctttttgtgcctataaaaaagaaaacaaagaatagaCAAGACAGATGTTACATGATCTTTAGAGCGCCTCAGCTTATTTCTGTGCTAAATGCAGTAAAACTTTCCCAGGTGTAAAATTTcactttgttcatttttattagcaGAGAAGGTATATTCCTGTTCGCCTTCCAGCATCTGAGAAGACAAACCCCGTACCATCTCACAAAAGCTACTCTGTACATCTCTCCTGCAAATTAATCAGTTAGGATTCACCAGTGAAATTTTCTCAGCCAGAatctatcagaaagaaaaagatatataGCCACTGTGAACAGTAAGTCTCTTTGGCTTCAATCAGTTCACTGAACCTCAAACAAGGAGAATCCTAGGAAAAAGGAATTTTCCAGTGATGGGTCTTTTCAGTTCTTGCCACAATAGCTGTGTCTAAACACTGTATGTCCAGAATCTTACCTTAGTCTTAAGTAGAAACACTGACACTATGAAgtgcctcaggaaaaaaaaaaaaaaaaaaaaaaaatcaggaaaataatttaattattctATAGTATGAGTTATTTATTGCCATATTTATTTGTCACATTATAACACCTGGTTTGCTTTCCTGAAGACTGGACATTATCATAATCCAGGAAGCAACTTAGAGACATCCCACTACCTAAATCTTATAGTCTTTACAAACACACTAATCTGAAGAATTCCCTTTCTAGACACACAACCTGTGTCAGACTCATCTAATCCAATGTCATCTCAATTACTTTAGCAGCTACTTCTCTGTACTTGAAAGCACAAGGATCCAATCTGGATGCAAATATATGATATTCAACACTGAAGTCTAATAGACTGCTGAACTACAAGGACCTGACTTCACACCCTATACGCCACAGTAATAATATAAACACAATCTAGGTAGTGCTCACACTAGCTTCATACTAGAAGCACAGTATTTTTCAGACTTCTAGATTAATGTAAATTTTCAGCTTACCTCCACCACAAACACAGAAAACTTACCAGAAGACTTGCAGGGAAAGTTGTTTGAACAACAGAATTTCTTAAATGCTTGATAGACTTTTAGATTGCACAAAAGCCAAACGTCAACATTTACCTCAATGGGAAGCTTCTTGAAAGTTGTTACCAGATGGTCTGCTGCTACAGCTACTCCAACTAGAGCAGCTACTTTATCTGGGCGTGCTATTGCAGCATGAAGCATCAGCCAGCCACCCAAGCTGGAGCCCACCAGaatctgaaaaagagagaaaataagatattattttacaggaaacagctaataatttttttcttcttctacaaagtatcagttttcattttttttaactacttaaaCCTTGG includes:
- the ABHD10 gene encoding palmitoyl-protein thioesterase ABHD10, mitochondrial — its product is MAAAGALRGLVRGGGRRRASAVVILLSPLRAALGLPVCRLKSSVSFLTRPDRPNLAYHKLKGRNPGVIFLPGFNSNMNGQKATALEDFCNSLGHAFIRFDYTGCGSSDGKFEECTIGKWRKDVLSILDELTDGPQILVGSSLGGWLMLHAAIARPDKVAALVGVAVAADHLVTTFKKLPIEAQKEIEEKGEWKFPTKHNEEGYYSLTYDFIREAENHCVLNSPIPITCPIRLIHGMKDGDVPWQISMQVADRVLSKDVDVILRKIGQHRMSEKEDTKLLVNTVDDLIDKLATLI